Genomic segment of Vicinamibacteria bacterium:
GGCGCCACCTCTGGCCTCACGCCCCAGTAACGTCGGCACCAGAACGAGGAGCGACAAACATGCCATGGGGAGGCGGGTACCGTTCCGGCGCACCGTTTGATTGAGTTTATTGGAGACCGTAGCCAATCAGATCCCCCGGTGTTGGTCGTATAAAAATAGGAAAACATAGGAAAGGGGGTGGAGCAACCCCAAACCGGGAGAACGCGCGTCGCGACGTCGGTCCCACAACGTGATATACCCTAGGTTGCGAGGACAACGAAGTGAATCGATGAGAGCGTATTGGCCGGGGTGCCTCATCGTGCTCATTGCACTCGAAGCCGGGGGCCAGGACGTCTCGCTCTTTACCGAGGATTTCCCCTCTGAGGAGTTCGTCGCTCGTCGGCAGAAGGTCTACGACGCCATTGGCCCGAACGCTCTCGCTCTCGTACAGGGAGCGCCTTCTCCCCCGGGCTATGTCCGCTTCCGCCAGACCAATTCCTTCTACTACTTGTCGGGGGTAGAGTCCCCTCACGCCTATCTCTTACTCGACGGGACTCGACGCAGAACGTCGCTCTATCTCCCCCATCGTAACGTGAGGCGGGAGGCAAGCGAGGGGAAGCTGCTCTCCGCCGAAGACGAGGATCTCGTCCGGCAGCTCACCGCGATCGAGCAGGTGTACGGCGTCGAGCTCCTCGCCGACCATTTGGCGCGGTTCGCTCGGGGAGGCGGCGTGCCCACTCTCTATACCCCATTCCAGCCGGCGGAGATGCAGGCGACGAGCCGCGATCTCGCAACCCGTGCCGCGTCCGACATCGCAAGCGACCCCTGGGACGGCCGGCCCACCCGTGAAGCCCATTTCTTGTCACGCATCCGAAAGCGATTCCCCCAGCTCGACGTGGTGGATCTATCTCCCGTTCTCGATGGACTTCGGCTCGTCAAGAGCCCTCGCGAGATCGAGCTCATCCGCAAGGCAACACGGCTGTCGGGACTCGCGCTGATGGAAGCAATGCGCTCTACCGTCGCCGGTCTGTACGAGTACGAGCTCGATGCGCTCGCGAAGCTCTTCTTTCACCGCGCTGGAGCTCAAGGTGACGCCTACTACTCGCTCATCGCCTCGGGAAAGAATGCCTGGTATCCCCACTACCACAAAGGAACGAAAAAGCTTCTCGACGGGGAGCTCCTTCTGATGGACTACGCTCCCGATGTGGGCTACTACACGAGCGACGTCACCCGCATGTGGCCGGTCAACGGTCGCTTCAACGACTGGCAACGCGAGCTCTATGGTTTCTATCTCGGGTACTACCGGGCCATCCTCGACTCCATTCGCCCCGGCGAGGTGAGCGCGATCGTCGAGGACGCGTCCCGAAGGATGGACGCGCTTGTCGACCGATGGCAGTTCAGCAAGCCGATTTACCGCAGCGCGGCGAGGAGGTTCGTGGACGACTACAAGCAGATGGCGAGGGAGCACCCTTCCAGCCTGGGTCACGGCGTCGGCATGGCGGTTCACGACGTCGGAGACGCCGACGGCGTGCTGGTAGCGGGAATGGTTTTCACCATCGAGCCTCAGTTCCGTATCCCCGAAGAGCAGATCTACATTCGCCTGGAGGACGTCATCTTGATCACCGATGGCGGCTCGGAGAACCTGTCGGCCTTCGTTCCCGTGGAAATCGATGAAATCGAGGCCCTCATGAAGGAAGAGGGGCTTCTTCAGAGGTTCGAGCTTCCACATTGAAACGGCTTGGGCGGGGCCGCGGCGAACCGGTGTCATCTCTCGACGCCGGGAACTTTTGGTTTTCTCGGGCGTTCTTGCAGGGTGATGAAAAACTCAACCCACCCTGCGCGAGCGGAGCGAGCCCGGCGCGCTCGCCGCGCCGTAAGCAGCCCGAGCTGTGGCGGCCCGATCGATTGCGGGTCCCGCCACGGCATTGAGCACTAAGAGGTCCGCGAGGTCGATTCTCATGGAATGGCTGACGGATTGGAGACACTCTCTTCGGGTCGTTGCCGCGCGTCCTGGCTTCAGCCTGCTGGTCATCATTCCGCTCGCGCTGGGTATCGGAGCGAACACGGCCATCTTCAGCGCGGTGCACGCCGTGCTCCTGCGCTCGCTCCCGTACGAGGATCCCGATCGGCTCGTGCGCCTGTGGGAGGCGAGGCCCAGGATGGGCCCGGGAGCGGAAGAAATGGCCGCCTTCTCGATGGATCACTTTCGCGCCTGGCGCGAATCGAATGAAGTCTTCGAGGGAATGGCGGCCTATGGGAACGCGAGCTTCAACCTGACCGGAGGTGCCGAGCCGATACGGATCGAAGGCCAACGCGTTTCCCCGTCCCTGTTTGCGATTCTGGGGGTGGAAGCTCTACACGGTCGCGTGCTCTCTTCCGAGGAACGGATCCCGGGGAAGGACCGCGTCGCCGTGCTCAGCCACGGCCTCTGGCAGCGGACGTTTGGCGGTAACCCGTCTCTCGTGGGAGGAGCGATTCGTCTCGATGGTCATCCCTACACCGTCGTCGGCGTCATGCCACCGGATTTTCGTTTCCCCGACGCCGGAAGCGAGCTCTGGGTGCCTCTTCCCGATGAGACCGCAGAGCCGTCTCGACCGGGCGAAATGCGCATCGAGCTCGTTCCCGTCATCGCCAAGCTGGCTCCGGGCGTTTCGATCGAGCGAGCCGAGGCCGAGGGAAATGCCTTTCTCGACCATTACCGCGAGACGAGCGAGATGGCACATCGAATGGACGAGGGCGTGAGCATCCACCTCACGTCACTCAAAGAGCAGCTCGTGCGTCCCATCCGGCCGGCGCTTCTGGTGCTCTTCGCCGCTGTCGGCCTCGTGCTCCTCATCGCCTGTGCCAACGTCGCCGATCTTCTCCTCGTGCGCGCCCAGAGCCGTGACCGAGAGATCGCCCTACGGTCAGCGCTCGGTGCCGGTGGGGCCCGGATCGCTGCGAAACTGGTGATGGAGGGTCTCGTCTACGCAATTCCCGCAGGCGTCCTGGGCGTGCTCATCGCTTGGTGGGGCGTTCGCGCTCTGTCCCTGCTGGTTCCTTCGGATCTCCCCCAGCTCGACGAGCTTTCGATCGACGGAACCGTGCTCGCGTTCAACGTCGTCATCGCGTTGTCGACCGCTTTGCTCGTGGGAATGGTGCCAGCGCTACGCGCGCTGCGGTTGGACCTCGTGGCGGGTTTGAGAGGGCTCGGGGGTACGACCTCGACCGGCCGGAGCTCGAACCTGCTCGCGGCTGCCGAAGTCGGGATCGCGCTCGTCCTTCTCATGGCCGCGGGGCTCATGTTGCGAAGCTTCGAGACGCTCACCCGCGTGGACCCCGGCTACCAGGCCAGGGACTTGCTGAGCTTCCGACTCAGTCTGCCCCAGACTCAATACCCCGATGCGGTGGCCCGGAGAAGCTTCTACGATGTCCTGCGGGCTTCGTTGGAGGGCATTCCCGGGGTCACTTCTGCCGGTCTCGTCAATTCGCTCCCCCTCGACCGCTCGAGAATGATCACGGTGCTCGACATCGAGGGAAGGCCTCCGGTTGCCGACCGGATGCAGATGCCCCGGGCGAGCGTTCGCGTCGTGAGCCCGGGCTTCTTTCGCGCGATGGGAATCCGTCTCTTGCAGGGCCGCGATCACGAAGATGGAGACGACCCGTCGTCGCCGTCTGCCGTCGTGGTGAACCAGTCTCTCGCCGAGCGCTACTTCGCGAACGAGGAGCCCGTCGGGAAGCGTCTCCGCAACCTGGGAGAAATCGTTGGCGTCGTCGCCGACGTGCGTCAGGAAGGGCTCGACGCGAGCCCCGAGCCCGAAATGTACCTGAGCTATCGCGACATCCCCGATCGGCTACTGGAGGGCGTAATGAGCGTCGTCGTCCGTCACGAGCGGCGCGCCAACGTCACCGAAGCCGTCGAGGCGCGCGTGAGGCAGCTCGATCCCGACCTTCCTCTCGCCGACGTCCGACAGATGGAAGCGAGGCTCTCCGATTCGGTGGCCCGGCCGCGCCTGTATGCGACGCTCCTCACTGTCTTCGCCGCCTTCGCCCTCGTGCTGGCCGTGTCAGGCGTGTACGCGGTGATGAGCTACGCCTGGTCGAGGAGGCGAAGAGAAAGCGGAGTGAGAATTGCCCTCGGGGCGAGGCCGCAAGACATCGTGCGGCTGGTGCTGGCCGATGCGCTGCACATTCTGTTGCTCGGACTCGGTGGAGGCGCTCTCGCGGCGATGGTCCTGTCCCGCAGCCTTTCGAGCTTCCTGTTCGAAGTGACCGCCACCGACCCGGCAACGCTCCTCGCCGTAAGCTTGCTCCTCGGAACGGCGGTCCTGGGTGCGGGCGCAGTACCCGCGATCCAGTCCTCGCGCACCGACCCGGTGAAGGCGCTTCGTCACGAATAACGGTCTCGGCCCCTCCTCTGGGCGGCGATGGCGAAGACGGTGCGCCCCTGGCGTCGGTACTTGCGCTCGAAGCTCGTGCCTGCGGTCTCGCCGTCGGCGGCCGCCGATGGAGCGGTGAACGGGACGACGGCCAGTCCGGAAAGCTCGATGGCGTTTCGAATCACGGCGAAATACTCGGAATGATCGGTGGCCACTTGGAGCCTCGCACCCACTCGCATTTTCGCTGCGAGAGACGACAGGAGATCCGGCTTCAACAATCGCCGTTTGTGATGGCGTTTCTTGGGCCAGGGATCCGGGAAGTAAATATGGACGGCGGCGAGCGAGTCGTCCTCCAAGAACTGGACGAAGTCCTCGGCCTCGGCGAGGATGACCCGCGCGTTCGAGCGGGCGTGGCGACGTAACCGATCCGCGGTGTAGATCCAGTACTTGCGAGCGCGCTCGACGCCGAGGAAACGGACGTCGGGACGCCGCTCCGACTCGGCGAGCAGAAAACCTCCCTTGCCGGATCCAACCTCGAGCTCGAGAGGTGCCTCGTCTCCGAAAACGGCCCGAGCGGTGAACGGCTTGGGGGTGTCCTCGAGCGTGAGGCCGAAAGGACCAGGCTGCAATTTCCCTTTGCGTCTCGAGCGCCCTCGACCCATCGTTGGTTATGACGTCCCAATCATGTTAGACTAGAAGATTCTCGTCGGAGGGAAACTATTAACGGTTTAACGTACTTCCTTTAACTTAATCCAGCGAACGAAAGGCTTCCCTCGGCCCCGTTACCTCGAAAAACAGGAGAGATGAGTGAAAACCAACGTGCCCCCGTCCGACCCCGTGGCGACTCGAAGCGGAATCAGCTGGTCTTCCACGATCCCTTTTACCTTGATCCATGTGGTCGCACTCGGCGTGTTCTGGGTCGGTGTGAGCCCGGTGGCGATTGCCGTATGCCTGGCCCTGTTCTGGGCGCGTATGTTCGCCATTACCGGCTTCTACCACCGCTATCTCTCCCATAGAAGCTACAAGACGTCGCGGTGGTTCCAGTTCGTGTTCGCCCTCCTGGGAAACTCCGCGACCCAAAAGGGGCCGCTGTGGTGGGCGGCGCACCATCGACATCACCACCTTTACTCGGACCAGGAGGAAGACGTTCACTCCCCGACGAGGCGAGGATTCTTCTATTCTCACATGGGCTGGGTTTTCGATCGCATCAACTCCCGCACTCGACTGCGTCTCGTCCCCGATCTGGCCAAGTTCCCCGAGCTCCGCGCTCTCGATCGGTTCGACGTCCTCGTGCCCGTTCTCCTGGGAACGGCCTGTTTCGGGCTCGGCGTCCTCCTCGAGGCCAAAGCGCCCGGTCTCGGGACTTCAGGGACGCAGATGCTGATCTGGGGTTTCTTCGTATCCACCGTAATCCTGTCCCACAGTACGTTCACGATCAATTCGCTCTCGCACGTCTTCGGAAAGAGGCGCTTCGAGACCAAGGACACGAGCCGCAACAATCTCGTGCTTGCTCTGCTGACCTTCGGCGAGGGCTGGCACAACAACCACCACCATTACCCGACCTCGGCTCGGCAGGGTTTCTACTGGTGGGAGATCGATATCACCTACTACGGTCTCTTGCTGCTTTCCAAGGTCGGTTTGATCTGGGATTTGAAGAGGGTGCCTTCTCGCATATTGCGGCAGGAGGCCGCGGCCGCCTAGTCAGGCTGATGACAAAGTACAGTCCTGCCTGCGCGAACGGAGCGAGCCCGGCGCGCCAGCGCCGTAAGCAGTCCGAGCCGTGGCGGCTCGATCGATTACGGGTCCCGCCACGGCATTGAGTAACTCTAGAGAGAAGGCGGAAGCCTCTTACCAGCCCAGGATCCAGCCGAAGACGAGGGGAGCCACGATCGATGCATCGGATTCGATGACGTACTTCGGGCAGTCGACCGACAGCTTCCCCCAGGTGATCTTCTCGTTGGGCACCGCGCCGGAGTATCCCCCGTAGCTGGTCGTCGAGTCGGATATCTGACAGAAGTAGCACCATCGGGGCACGTTCTCGCGCCTCAAGTCTTGATGCAGCATCGGCACGACGCAGATCGGGAAGTCTCCCGCGATACCGCCTCCGATCTGGAAGAACCCGATCCCGCCGGCTCGGGATTGTTTGGTGTACCAATCGGCAAAATCGATCATGTACTCGATTCCCGAGCGCAAGACCGTGGGGTCGGTATCCCCCAGGATACAGTGGGCGGCGAATATGTTGCCCAGGGTGGAATCCTCCCACCCGGGAACGAGGATCGGCAGGTTCCGCTCACAGGCGGCGACGAGCCAGCTGTCCTTGGGATCGATCTGGTAGTGGTTCTCGAGCTTGCCGCGAGCGATGAGCTCGTACAGGTACTCGTGCGGGAAGTGGCGCTTGCCTCTCTGTCGTGCCTCGCTCCAGAGCTGGGAAATGTGATGCTCGATGCGGCGCATCGCCTCTTCTTCCGGAATACAGGTATCGGTGACGCGATTGAAATGTCCCTCGAGCAGCGCTCGTTCGTCGGCGGGAGACAGATCCCGGTAGTTGGGTATCCGTTTGTAGTGCTCGTGGGCGACCAGGTTGAACAGGTCCTCTTCCAGGTTGGCTCCGGTGCAGCAAATGATGTGAACTTTGTCTCTGCGGATCATCTCCGCTAGGGAGAGGCCGAGCTCTCCGGTGCTCATCGCACCCGCAAGAGTGATCATCATTTTGCCGCCCTCGTCGATCACCTTCTCGTAGCCGATTGCCGCATCGACCAGGGTCGCGGCGTTGAAGTGGCGAAAGTTGCGCTGGATGAATTGAGAGACCGGTCCTTTGTCCATGAAAAACCCCCTCAGGCACCCGCGTCCAGCGTGGCGCAGGACAATCGATAGAGGACCCTCGCGCCGACGTTGGCATCCCATTCGCTTCCATCTCGGCCGGGTGCCACCTCGCAGAGATCGAAACCGATGATCGAGCGTCCGCTCTCGAGGACGCGTTCGACGAGAAAAAGGGCCTCTTCGTACGAGAGTCCCCCGGGCACCGGGGTACCGGTGCTGGGGCATAGCGACGGGTCGAGGCCGTCGATGTCGAAGCTCACGTAGACCTCCTGCGGGAGCTCCTCGACGATCTCGTTCACGACACTCGCCCAGGCCTCGCCCGAGAACCGCCGTCGGGCAAGCGCCCGGTCCTCGAAGAGACGAATGCGTCCCGCGCTATCGTCGATTACCCGTCGTTCTTCCTCGCAGGTGTCACGGACACCAATCTGAACCAGCTTCCGCACCGCGTCGATCTCGAGGGCGTTGCGCAGGATCGAGGCGTGGGAGTGAACGAACCCCTCATAGGCCTTCCGGAGATCGCAGTGGGCATCGATGTGCAGGATTCCGAATGATCGGTGTCGATCCGACAGGGCCTGCATCAAGCCGAGGGCGGTGCTATGGTCCCCGCCCAGGAGGCCGACACGCTTTCCTCTCGAAAGTAGCTGCTCCGCTTCGTTCCGCACGCGGGCGACCATCCGTTCGCAAGCGGCATTCACTTGCTTGGTAACGTCGGTCCCCGCGTCGCCTTCGAGGATCCGCAGAACCATCTCTCGGGCACGGTCGCTCTCCCGGCGAATCTCGGCGGGGATGGGCGCCATGGCGATGCCCGCCTTCCAGGCATCGGGCCTCGCCGAGTCGTAGAGATCGACCTGCGCGGAAGCGGCCAGAACCGCCTCGGGAGCGGATGCCGTCCCGGCGCCGTAGGAGACCGTGGCCTCCCAGGGAACGGGAAGAATCACCAGGGCCGCGGAGTCGACGTCGAAGGGGAGCCCCCACAACCTTCCCGGCCCGCCAGGTGCGCTGGGATCGAAGTCGTTCGAATCCCGGTGGGCGGCTTCATTTCTCGACATGAGTCGTGGCCGTCGCCCGCGCAGGCGACGGACGTTCTGGCGGAGCCTCGGGGTCGCGACGATAGCCCAGGACTCTCAGAACTTGCTTGCTGCTCTGCTCCTCGTGGAGAACGCGGTAGTGGCGTGCGCCTTCTTCGTCGACGGATATGACGACGTGTTTGGGATCGGGCATCAGACAATGATGGAGCCCTCCCACCCCGCTCAGCACTTCCTGGTAGGCGCCGGTGTGAAAGAAGCCGATGTACTGCTGTTTGGGCGTCGCCGGCATGAAGATCGACTCGAGATGCGCTTCCTCGTTGTAGAAGTCGTCCCCGTCGCACGTCATTCCGCCGATGCTGACTTTTTCGTAGCCCGCGCCCCAGTTGTTGATGGGGAGAGTGATGAACCGGCGGCTCAAGGCCCAGACGTCGGGAAGCATACTGATGATGCTGCCGTCGATCATGAACCACTTTTCGCGATCGTTCTGCTGCTTGCGGCTCAGCACTTTGAACAAGGCGCCACTGCTCTCGGCGACGGTGAAGCTACCGAACTCGGTCACGAGCGTCGGCTCCTCGACGTTGTGGTCGGTGCAGATTTCCTTGATGGTGCGAACGATCTCCTGCACCACGTAGGCATAGTCGAACTCGAATCCGAGCGAGTTGCGGAAGGGGAGCCCGCCGCCGATGTCGAGCATCTCGAGATCGGGATCGACTTTCTTCAAGCGACAATAGAGGCTGACGAAACGCCGGAGCTCGCTCCAGAAGAACGGAGTGTCGTGCATGCCGGTATGCACGAAGAAATGGAGTAGGCGGAGCTTGAGGCTCTGTTGTCGGGCCAGCCGTTGCTCGTAGAACGGGATGATGTCGTCTTCCCTCATGCCGAGCCGGCTCGTGTAGAAGCTATGTACCGGGGGCTCCTCGGTCGCCATACGGATGCCCAGCGAGCAGGGAACTTCCAGCTCGTGCTCGTAGAAGTTCAGCTCTTCCTTGTTGTCGAGGATGGGAACGATGTTGAAGAAGCCGTCGTGGAGCATGTCGACGATGTGCTGCTTGTACTCGTAATCCTTGAATCCGTTGCAGAGGATGAAGGTCTCCTTCGACAGGTAACCGGTTCTCTCGAGCGTGTCGATGATCGGCATGTCGAGTGCGGAGGAAGTCTCGAGCTGAACGCCGGATTTGAGGACCTCGACCATCACGTGCTTGAAATGGGAGCTCTTGGTGCAATAGCAATAGATGTACTTCCCCCGATAGTCGTACTTCTTCATCGCGTCCTCGAAGTACAGCCGGGCTTTTCGAATGTTCTCCGAGATGATCGGAAGATAGGTGAACCGGACGGGAGTCTTGTACGTCTCGATGAGCTCCATCATGTTGATGCCGTGGAAATAGAGCTCGTCGTCGATGACCTGGAACCCCTCGGGGGGGAACTCGAAGCTATGCGCCAGGAAGTCGTAGAAAGTTTGCATGGTCGGTACAGGTTCGATTATACGGGTCGATCCACGCCGCCCACAAAAGTAATTTGGGGTGCCCGCCAGTCACCACACCATGTCCAAAACCGCGTCGCGCACCGAAGGCCAAGCCCTGGAGGTCGGAGCGATGGGCTCGAAATGCCCGGAGTCCTCCAGCACGGTGAGCGTCACGTCGTCCCCGGCGCGGGCGCTGATCGCGGCGAAATCGCGCGCGAAGGCGACGGGGACGATCGGATCGAGCGCTCCGTGTACGAGGTGCTGCCTTACACCGAGCGGCACGAGCTCGATGGGGGAGGCCTCGGCGTATCGCCGAGGGAAAGCCTCGGGCGTGCCGCCGATGAGCCGGCCCGCCATGTCGCCGCAGACGCCTTCGGCGAGGGCCCGTCTGAGATCGTCCACCGCCGCCAGCGAGACGACCCCCTTGAGCCCGAGGGGTGGGCCTCCACGAATGGCGCTCTTCCGAGCCAGCTTCCATCGGCTCGCGAGCCACAGGGCGAGCTGACCTCCCGCGGAATGGCCGACGGTCAAGACGCGGGCGAGGTCGAGCTTGTGCTCGGCGGCGATGAGGCGCAGACAATCCGTGGCCGCGGCGACATCGAGGAAGGTGCCGGGCCAGCCGCCGCCAGGATCGCCCACTCGACGGTACTCGATACTCCAGGTCGCGATACCCGTTGTCCGCAGCGCATCGGCGAAGCTCGCGATGTGTTCGATATCGTATTGCGAGCGCCAGCATCCGCCGTGCACGACGATGGCCACCGGATGCGGGCCGGCCCCACCCGGCAGTCGCAGATAGCCGAATTGCGA
This window contains:
- a CDS encoding ABC transporter permease encodes the protein MEWLTDWRHSLRVVAARPGFSLLVIIPLALGIGANTAIFSAVHAVLLRSLPYEDPDRLVRLWEARPRMGPGAEEMAAFSMDHFRAWRESNEVFEGMAAYGNASFNLTGGAEPIRIEGQRVSPSLFAILGVEALHGRVLSSEERIPGKDRVAVLSHGLWQRTFGGNPSLVGGAIRLDGHPYTVVGVMPPDFRFPDAGSELWVPLPDETAEPSRPGEMRIELVPVIAKLAPGVSIERAEAEGNAFLDHYRETSEMAHRMDEGVSIHLTSLKEQLVRPIRPALLVLFAAVGLVLLIACANVADLLLVRAQSRDREIALRSALGAGGARIAAKLVMEGLVYAIPAGVLGVLIAWWGVRALSLLVPSDLPQLDELSIDGTVLAFNVVIALSTALLVGMVPALRALRLDLVAGLRGLGGTTSTGRSSNLLAAAEVGIALVLLMAAGLMLRSFETLTRVDPGYQARDLLSFRLSLPQTQYPDAVARRSFYDVLRASLEGIPGVTSAGLVNSLPLDRSRMITVLDIEGRPPVADRMQMPRASVRVVSPGFFRAMGIRLLQGRDHEDGDDPSSPSAVVVNQSLAERYFANEEPVGKRLRNLGEIVGVVADVRQEGLDASPEPEMYLSYRDIPDRLLEGVMSVVVRHERRANVTEAVEARVRQLDPDLPLADVRQMEARLSDSVARPRLYATLLTVFAAFALVLAVSGVYAVMSYAWSRRRRESGVRIALGARPQDIVRLVLADALHILLLGLGGGALAAMVLSRSLSSFLFEVTATDPATLLAVSLLLGTAVLGAGAVPAIQSSRTDPVKALRHE
- a CDS encoding deoxyhypusine synthase family protein, coding for MDKGPVSQFIQRNFRHFNAATLVDAAIGYEKVIDEGGKMMITLAGAMSTGELGLSLAEMIRRDKVHIICCTGANLEEDLFNLVAHEHYKRIPNYRDLSPADERALLEGHFNRVTDTCIPEEEAMRRIEHHISQLWSEARQRGKRHFPHEYLYELIARGKLENHYQIDPKDSWLVAACERNLPILVPGWEDSTLGNIFAAHCILGDTDPTVLRSGIEYMIDFADWYTKQSRAGGIGFFQIGGGIAGDFPICVVPMLHQDLRRENVPRWCYFCQISDSTTSYGGYSGAVPNEKITWGKLSVDCPKYVIESDASIVAPLVFGWILGW
- a CDS encoding agmatinase family protein, which codes for MSRNEAAHRDSNDFDPSAPGGPGRLWGLPFDVDSAALVILPVPWEATVSYGAGTASAPEAVLAASAQVDLYDSARPDAWKAGIAMAPIPAEIRRESDRAREMVLRILEGDAGTDVTKQVNAACERMVARVRNEAEQLLSRGKRVGLLGGDHSTALGLMQALSDRHRSFGILHIDAHCDLRKAYEGFVHSHASILRNALEIDAVRKLVQIGVRDTCEEERRVIDDSAGRIRLFEDRALARRRFSGEAWASVVNEIVEELPQEVYVSFDIDGLDPSLCPSTGTPVPGGLSYEEALFLVERVLESGRSIIGFDLCEVAPGRDGSEWDANVGARVLYRLSCATLDAGA
- a CDS encoding acyl-CoA desaturase, producing MKTNVPPSDPVATRSGISWSSTIPFTLIHVVALGVFWVGVSPVAIAVCLALFWARMFAITGFYHRYLSHRSYKTSRWFQFVFALLGNSATQKGPLWWAAHHRHHHLYSDQEEDVHSPTRRGFFYSHMGWVFDRINSRTRLRLVPDLAKFPELRALDRFDVLVPVLLGTACFGLGVLLEAKAPGLGTSGTQMLIWGFFVSTVILSHSTFTINSLSHVFGKRRFETKDTSRNNLVLALLTFGEGWHNNHHHYPTSARQGFYWWEIDITYYGLLLLSKVGLIWDLKRVPSRILRQEAAAA
- a CDS encoding arginine decarboxylase, encoding MQTFYDFLAHSFEFPPEGFQVIDDELYFHGINMMELIETYKTPVRFTYLPIISENIRKARLYFEDAMKKYDYRGKYIYCYCTKSSHFKHVMVEVLKSGVQLETSSALDMPIIDTLERTGYLSKETFILCNGFKDYEYKQHIVDMLHDGFFNIVPILDNKEELNFYEHELEVPCSLGIRMATEEPPVHSFYTSRLGMREDDIIPFYEQRLARQQSLKLRLLHFFVHTGMHDTPFFWSELRRFVSLYCRLKKVDPDLEMLDIGGGLPFRNSLGFEFDYAYVVQEIVRTIKEICTDHNVEEPTLVTEFGSFTVAESSGALFKVLSRKQQNDREKWFMIDGSIISMLPDVWALSRRFITLPINNWGAGYEKVSIGGMTCDGDDFYNEEAHLESIFMPATPKQQYIGFFHTGAYQEVLSGVGGLHHCLMPDPKHVVISVDEEGARHYRVLHEEQSSKQVLRVLGYRRDPEAPPERPSPARATATTHVEK
- a CDS encoding Xaa-Pro peptidase family protein — encoded protein: MRAYWPGCLIVLIALEAGGQDVSLFTEDFPSEEFVARRQKVYDAIGPNALALVQGAPSPPGYVRFRQTNSFYYLSGVESPHAYLLLDGTRRRTSLYLPHRNVRREASEGKLLSAEDEDLVRQLTAIEQVYGVELLADHLARFARGGGVPTLYTPFQPAEMQATSRDLATRAASDIASDPWDGRPTREAHFLSRIRKRFPQLDVVDLSPVLDGLRLVKSPREIELIRKATRLSGLALMEAMRSTVAGLYEYELDALAKLFFHRAGAQGDAYYSLIASGKNAWYPHYHKGTKKLLDGELLLMDYAPDVGYYTSDVTRMWPVNGRFNDWQRELYGFYLGYYRAILDSIRPGEVSAIVEDASRRMDALVDRWQFSKPIYRSAARRFVDDYKQMAREHPSSLGHGVGMAVHDVGDADGVLVAGMVFTIEPQFRIPEEQIYIRLEDVILITDGGSENLSAFVPVEIDEIEALMKEEGLLQRFELPH
- a CDS encoding alpha/beta hydrolase; translation: MTMPPLMSLDDVLELPCPEPGLRIAYGAEPSQFGYLRLPGGAGPHPVAIVVHGGCWRSQYDIEHIASFADALRTTGIATWSIEYRRVGDPGGGWPGTFLDVAAATDCLRLIAAEHKLDLARVLTVGHSAGGQLALWLASRWKLARKSAIRGGPPLGLKGVVSLAAVDDLRRALAEGVCGDMAGRLIGGTPEAFPRRYAEASPIELVPLGVRQHLVHGALDPIVPVAFARDFAAISARAGDDVTLTVLEDSGHFEPIAPTSRAWPSVRDAVLDMVW